One genomic window of Coffea eugenioides isolate CCC68of chromosome 1, Ceug_1.0, whole genome shotgun sequence includes the following:
- the LOC113769477 gene encoding NAC domain-containing protein 55-like, protein MEMDQQNQPIREVFGTSPNTIQSLPPPFNELQQEKPLLLPTSSTELQQEEPLLLAASSSNASSNNDGVNEFFDEEEEFIDHAFFESFPPGYRFCPKDGELIVFYLRKKIAKDELPRNQIRHVNLYQHSPDKISERYPPIGEKEWYFFTPRNRKYRNGERPNRATGTGYWKATGADKPVNHDGSLVGFRKALVFYEGKPPKGVKTNWIMHEYRVKEPPRKRSNTMDMRLDDFVLCRIYKKTVKSFKSRPRNEDSEYLDQNDYPTPQGNERLDQNNAYPLDMDMGNKNDLGGLDRELNAFEASSGLVQSEYHIGLHEISNVMGTSLLADSVKCFNNNFQIPFNCEAKPVNYKGIVYPMENALMPKYLREAPDVKPRKAMWNITKDYETFNLSPETDFGTSIDFPDLDNLMNNPPSNSCFENSNNPFDSPPMPKRS, encoded by the exons ATGGAGATGGACCAGCAGAATCAGCCGATACGTGAGGTTTTTGGTACATCTCCAAATACTATTCAAAGTCTTCCTCCTCCTTTTAATGAACTACAACAAGAAAAACCATTACTCTTGCCTACATCAAGCACTGAACTACAACAAGAAGAACCATTACTCTTGGCTGCATCAAGCAGCAATGCTTCTTCTAATAATGATGGTGTGaatgaattttttgatgaaGAAGAGGAGTTTATTGATCATGCTTTTTTCGAGTCGTTTCCGCCGGGGTATAGATTTTGTCCCAAGGACGGTGAACTCATTGTTTTTTACCTGAGGAAAAAGATTGCTAAGGACGAATTGCCTCGTAACCAGATTAGACATGTCAATCTCTATCAGCACAGTCCAGATAAGATTTCAG AGAGATATCCACCAATAGGTGAAAAGGAGTGGTACTTTTTCACCCCAAGAAACCGAAAATATCGAAATGGTGAACGACCAAATCGAGCTACTGGAACTGGATATTGGAAGGCTACTGGAGCAGACAAACCTGTCAACCACGACGGTTCCCTGGTGGGATTCAGGAAGGCATTGGTTTTTTATGAAGGAAAACCCCCGAAAGGGGTAAAAACCAACTGGATAATGCACGAATATAGAGTGAAGGAACCTCCAAGAAAGAGATCAAATACAATGGACATGAGG TTGGATGATTTTGTTCTATGCAGGATATACAAGAAAACTGTTAAATCCTTCAAAAGCCGACCGCGCAATGAAGATTCTGAATATCTTGATCAAAACGACTATCCAACTCCACAAGGGAATGAAAGACTTGATCAAAACAATGCGTATCCTCTAGATATGGACATGGGTAATAAGAATGATCTAGGTGGACTTGACAGGGAGTTGAATGCATTCGAAGCTTCGTCCGGACTTGTTCAATCTGAATACCACATCGGACtccatgaaatctccaatgtgATGGGAACTTCTTTACTTGCAGACTCCGTTAAGTGCTTCAACAATAATTTCCAGATACCATTTAATTGTGAAGCAAAACCAGTAAATTACAAAGGTATTGTGTATCCAATGGAGAATGCTTTGATGCCGAAATATTTGAGAGAAGCTCCGGACGTTAAACCAAGAAAGGCTATGTGGAACATTACGAAGGATTATGAGACCTTCAATTTGTCGCCAGAGACTGATTTTGGCACCAGTATAGATTTCCCAGATTTGGACAATCTTATGAACAATCCACCATCAAACAGTTGCTTTGAAAACTCAAATAATCCTTTTGATAGTCCACCAATGCCCAAAAGAAGCTGA